One window of the Nicotiana tabacum cultivar K326 chromosome 4, ASM71507v2, whole genome shotgun sequence genome contains the following:
- the LOC107796921 gene encoding kunitz trypsin inhibitor 5-like, with amino-acid sequence MKIEVNARRLFIVPLILVALSTSFFFLVKAQDVLDVSGKDVRKGGYYRIIPAGRDNGGGITVASIRNRTNPLVVSQHADESILSVSTQFSPANSNENTIKISSDLNIKFTSEITLSNSSNVWRINTELIPQRYLVTVGGVEGNPGRETLSNWFRIDKYEDAYKLVYCPGVCETCSRTFCGDIGILVEGNERVLFVGSDKPLKVTFDCIKYWDETINNYTPCSSAIISNKLPALSFVKVVIWIVICFLIKLM; translated from the coding sequence ATGAAAATAGAAGTTAACGCTAGGCGATTATTCATAGTACCTTTAATACTTGTTGCATTGTCAACAAGCTTCTTTTTCCTAGTAAAAGCTCAAGATGTGCTCGACGTTTCCGGTAAAGATGTCCGAAAAGGAGGGTATTATCGCATCATTCCGGCGGGTCGGGACAACGGCGGTGGAATTACGGTGGCATCTATTAGAAACCGAACCAACCCGCTAGTCGTAAGCCAACATGCCGATGAATCTATCCTCAGCGTTAGCACTCAATTTTCACCAGCAAACTCGAACGAAAATACCATCAAAATATCAAGTGATCTGAACATCAAGTTTACGTCAGAGATAACATTATCTAATTCGTCTAACGTATGGAGAATTAACACTGAATTAATTCCCCAACGTTATTTGGTGACAGTTGGTGGAGTTGAAGGAAATCCAGGGCGTGAAACTTTGAGCAATTGGTTTAGGATTGATAAGTACGAGGATGCTTACAAACTTGTGTATTGTCCAGGAGTTTGTGAGACATGTAGTAGAACATTTTGTGGAGATATTGGAATACTTGTTGAAGGTAACGAAAGGGTCTTGTTTGTTGGTTCTGATAAACCATTGAAAGTTACATTTGATTGTATCAAATACTGGGATGAAACCATAAATAATTATACTCCATGTTCCAGTGCCATCATCTCAAACAAATTGCCAGCCTTATCCTTTGTTAAAGTTGTAATATGGATTGTTATATGTTTCCTGATAAAGCTGATGTAG
- the LOC107798069 gene encoding 18S rRNA (guanine-N(7))-methyltransferase RID2 produces the protein MSTSRPELLAPPEIFYNDDEARKYTSSSRIIDIQSQLTERALELLALPDDGAPRLLLDIGCGSGLSGETITEHGHQWLGLDISQSMLDVALERQVDGDLVLGDMGQGLGLRPGVLDGAISISAVQWLCNADKSSHEPRLRLKAFFGSLYRCLGRGARAVLQVYPENIAQRELILGFAMRAGFSGGIVVDYPHSTKRRKEYLVLTCGPPSLSSITPNGKGEDGESCSDEDSSGDEENQTVFVSDRHRPRKKQKVNKRGKGRDWVLKKKEQMRRKGNTVPADTKYTARKRKDRF, from the exons ATGTCGACATCAAGACCGGAGCTCCTAGCGCCGCCGGAAATATTCTACAACGATGATGAAGCTCGCAAGTACACTTCATCTTCTCGAATAATCGACATACAG TCGCAACTTACAGAGAGAGCATTGGAGCTTCTTGCCTTACCAGATGATGGAGCCCCAAGATTACTTCTTGATATTG GATGTGGATCAGGTCTAAGTGGTGAAACAATCACTGAGCATGGACACCAATGGCTTGGCTTGGATATATCACAGTCAATGCTTG ACGTTGCACTGGAGCGCCAGGTTGATGGTGATCTAGTACTTGGTGACATGGGTCAG GGCTTAGGGCTTCGACCTGGAGTTCTAGATGGTGCCATCAGTATCTCTGCTGTCCAG TGGCTCTGCAATGCTGACAAGTCCTCTCATGAACCTCGGTTAAGGTtgaa GGCATTCTTTGGTTCCTTATATAGATGTTTGGGAAGAGGCGCAAGAGCAGTACTTCAAGTCTATCCTGAAAATATCGCTCAGCGGGAGTTGATACTGGGTTTTGCCATGCGAGCTGGTTTTTCTGGAGGCATAGTTGTTGACTACCCCCACAG TACTAAAAGGAGGAAAGAGTACTTAGTGCTCACTTGTGGCCCGCCATCTCTTAGCTCCATCACTCCCAACGGAAAGGGTGAAGATGGAGAGAGTTGCTCTGATGAAGATAGTAGCGGGGATGAAGAAAACCAGACA GTTTTCGTATCTGATAGGCACAGACCTAGAAAAAAGCAAAAAGTGAATAAGAGAGGCAAAGGAAGAGATTGGGTTCTGAAGAAGAAAGAACAGATGAGGAGAAAGGGGAATACAGTGCCTGCAGATACCAAATACACAGCACGTAAAAGAAAGGATCGTTTTTGA